One Paraburkholderia aromaticivorans DNA segment encodes these proteins:
- a CDS encoding xanthine dehydrogenase family protein molybdopterin-binding subunit, which yields MTTDLDLTEAVRPSRRSFLKAAGAVAAVGLAIGFEWVGTGRRAFAATTPEAAFAPNAFLRVAPDNSVTVIAKHVEMGQGAYTGIATIVAEELDANWQDVRVESAPADAKRYANLAFGMQGTGGSSAMANSWMQLREAGAKARAMLVSAAATQWQVPASDLTTRDGSVHHAATNRTATYGSLASAAARLPVPDKVALKSPKDFRLIGHQVPRVDVPPKTDGSAQFTLDVTFPGMLVALLQRPPLFGATVKSFDASAAKAVPGVVSVVQVPGGVAVVAKGFWAAKQGRDALKIEWDDSKAEKRSSDAIMAEYRQLAEQPGASARKDGDATRALAGAAKKVSATYSFPYLAHAPMEPLDAVVKLTADSCEIWAGDQFQTVDQGNAARTAGLDPQQVKIHTLYAGGSFGRRANAWSDYIVEAVSIAKALGANGTPVKLQWTREDDIHGGLYRPMCFHKLDAGLTADGKLVGWRHRIVGQSILAGTPFASVMIKNGIDATSVEGAANVAYAIPNISVELTTTQTGVPVLWWRVVGSSHTSFAVEAFIDEAAHAAGKDPFVFRRDLLEHEPRMRAVLELAAQKAGWDPAKPLPKGRGRGIAVAEAFKTFVAQVAEVSVDKDGNVKVERVVCAVDCGTPINPDVIAAQMEGGIGFGLGAALHSAITLKDGKVEQNNFDAYQVLRIAEMPKVDVHIVQSGEAPTGVGEPGVAPVGPAVANAIFAATGKRPHSLPFPAAANKSA from the coding sequence ATGACGACCGACCTTGACCTCACGGAGGCGGTACGCCCGTCCCGCCGTTCCTTTCTGAAAGCAGCCGGCGCAGTCGCGGCAGTCGGCCTCGCCATCGGCTTCGAGTGGGTGGGCACGGGCCGCCGCGCGTTCGCCGCCACGACGCCTGAGGCGGCGTTCGCACCCAACGCGTTCCTGCGCGTCGCGCCGGACAACAGCGTGACGGTCATCGCGAAGCACGTCGAGATGGGCCAGGGCGCGTACACCGGTATCGCGACGATCGTCGCCGAAGAGCTGGATGCGAACTGGCAGGACGTACGTGTCGAAAGCGCACCTGCCGACGCGAAGCGCTACGCCAATCTCGCGTTTGGCATGCAGGGTACGGGCGGCAGTTCGGCGATGGCCAACTCGTGGATGCAACTGCGCGAAGCCGGCGCGAAAGCGCGTGCGATGCTGGTCTCCGCCGCCGCGACGCAGTGGCAGGTGCCCGCAAGCGACCTGACGACGCGCGACGGCAGCGTCCACCACGCAGCCACGAACCGGACCGCGACCTACGGCTCGCTCGCGTCGGCCGCGGCCCGGTTACCGGTGCCGGACAAGGTCGCGCTCAAGTCGCCGAAGGATTTTCGTTTGATCGGCCATCAGGTGCCGCGCGTCGACGTGCCTCCGAAAACCGATGGCTCCGCGCAGTTCACGCTCGACGTGACGTTTCCCGGCATGCTCGTCGCGCTGCTGCAGCGTCCGCCGCTCTTCGGCGCGACGGTCAAGTCGTTCGACGCGTCGGCTGCGAAAGCGGTGCCGGGCGTCGTCTCGGTCGTGCAGGTGCCGGGCGGCGTCGCGGTGGTCGCGAAGGGCTTCTGGGCTGCGAAGCAGGGCCGCGACGCGCTGAAGATCGAATGGGACGATTCGAAGGCCGAGAAGCGCAGCTCGGACGCGATCATGGCCGAATACCGGCAGCTCGCCGAGCAACCCGGCGCATCCGCCCGCAAGGACGGCGATGCGACGCGTGCGCTCGCGGGCGCAGCGAAGAAGGTCTCCGCCACCTACTCGTTCCCGTATCTCGCTCACGCGCCGATGGAGCCGCTCGACGCTGTCGTCAAGCTCACTGCCGACAGTTGCGAGATCTGGGCCGGCGACCAGTTCCAGACGGTCGATCAGGGCAACGCCGCGCGCACAGCCGGACTCGATCCGCAGCAGGTGAAGATCCACACGCTGTATGCGGGCGGCAGCTTCGGGAGGCGCGCAAACGCGTGGTCGGACTATATCGTCGAGGCCGTATCGATCGCAAAGGCGCTGGGCGCGAACGGCACGCCTGTCAAGCTGCAGTGGACCCGCGAAGACGACATCCACGGCGGTCTCTACCGGCCGATGTGCTTCCACAAGCTCGACGCGGGCCTGACTGCGGACGGCAAGCTCGTCGGCTGGCGGCACCGGATTGTTGGCCAGTCGATCCTCGCCGGCACGCCATTCGCGAGCGTCATGATCAAGAATGGGATCGACGCGACGTCCGTCGAGGGGGCCGCTAACGTGGCCTACGCGATCCCGAACATCTCGGTCGAACTGACCACCACACAGACAGGTGTGCCGGTGCTGTGGTGGCGGGTGGTCGGCAGCTCGCATACGTCATTCGCGGTCGAGGCGTTCATCGACGAAGCCGCGCACGCCGCCGGCAAGGACCCGTTCGTTTTCCGCCGCGATCTGCTCGAGCACGAACCGCGCATGCGGGCCGTGCTCGAACTCGCCGCGCAGAAAGCCGGCTGGGACCCGGCCAAACCGTTGCCCAAAGGCCGCGGGCGTGGCATCGCGGTGGCCGAAGCGTTCAAGACTTTCGTCGCGCAGGTCGCGGAAGTCTCCGTCGACAAGGACGGCAACGTGAAAGTGGAACGCGTCGTCTGTGCGGTGGATTGCGGCACGCCGATCAATCCCGACGTCATCGCCGCACAGATGGAAGGCGGTATCGGTTTCGGCCTTGGCGCGGCGTTGCACAGCGCAATCACGCTAAAGGACGGCAAGGTCGAGCAGAACAACTTCGACGCCTACCAGGTGTTGCGGATTGCTGAAATGCCGAAGGTCGACGTGCACATCGTGCAGTCGGGCGAAGCGCCCACCGGCGTCGGCGAGCCGGGTGTCGCGCCAGTCGGGCCGGCGGTGGCGAACGCGATCTTCGCGGCCACCGGCAAACGGCCGCACAGCCTGCCGTTTCCGGCCGCTGCGAATAAGAGCGCCTGA
- a CDS encoding AraC family transcriptional regulator, protein MEENFPRFNPSASREAARRELAALVSRFAPVDGAHQTAIPSLTFYRYSAPADLGCGVANSAFVFAAQGAKRVVVAGQAYDYDHLHCLVTSVDLPMTSQVTRASSDAPYLCVKLTLDLQCIAELATQLHLPEPGAVSVGEGITVGLLSAPVFDATLRLVRLLDTPGDIPVVAPLIEKELVYRLMTSEQGKRLRHIAVNGSPTYRIARAIEWIQNHYTEVLRVEILAQQVNMSVSSLHHHFKNVTTLSPVQYQKQLRLHEARRLLLGQNGDVGSVAIRVGYDSPSQFSREYSRLFGAPPLRDVVQLRRRNGVGYGE, encoded by the coding sequence ATGGAAGAGAATTTTCCCCGGTTCAATCCGTCGGCATCGCGCGAAGCGGCACGCCGCGAACTCGCCGCGCTCGTCAGTCGCTTCGCGCCAGTGGACGGCGCGCATCAGACGGCAATTCCTTCGCTGACCTTCTATCGATACTCCGCGCCAGCGGATCTCGGCTGCGGTGTGGCGAACTCCGCATTCGTATTTGCGGCGCAAGGCGCCAAGCGGGTCGTGGTCGCGGGGCAGGCTTACGACTACGATCATCTGCATTGCCTGGTGACGTCCGTCGATTTGCCGATGACGTCGCAGGTCACGCGGGCGTCGTCCGACGCGCCTTATCTGTGCGTGAAGCTCACGCTTGATTTGCAGTGCATCGCCGAACTCGCGACGCAACTGCATCTGCCCGAGCCGGGTGCCGTATCGGTGGGCGAAGGCATCACCGTGGGTTTGCTGTCGGCGCCGGTGTTCGATGCGACGTTGCGGCTCGTGCGTTTGCTCGATACTCCGGGTGACATCCCTGTTGTCGCGCCACTCATCGAGAAGGAATTGGTCTACCGGCTCATGACAAGCGAGCAGGGCAAGCGGCTGCGGCACATCGCCGTGAACGGGAGCCCGACGTACCGGATCGCGCGGGCGATAGAGTGGATCCAGAATCACTACACCGAGGTTTTGCGGGTAGAGATCCTGGCGCAGCAGGTGAACATGAGCGTGTCTTCGCTCCACCATCACTTCAAGAACGTCACGACGCTGAGTCCGGTGCAGTATCAGAAGCAACTGCGGTTGCACGAGGCCCGGAGATTATTGCTCGGACAGAACGGGGATGTCGGGTCCGTGGCAATCAGGGTTGGGTATGACAGTCCTTCGCAGTTCAGCCGCGAATATAGCCGGCTGTTCGGGGCGCCTCCACTTCGTGATGTAGTGCAGTTGCGGCGCCGGAACGGCGTGGGGTATGGAGAGTAG
- a CDS encoding (2Fe-2S)-binding protein, giving the protein MSTSFVLNGKNVTLDADPTTPLLWAIRENAGLHGTKFGCGMAQCGACTVHLDGEATRSCVLPLAAVAGKRITTIEGIESRPAKAIQTAWVKLQVPQCGYCQSGQIMSATALLERNATPTDADIDAAMNGNLCRCATYARIRAAIHEAAATLKA; this is encoded by the coding sequence ATGTCTACATCGTTTGTCCTCAACGGCAAGAACGTTACGCTCGATGCCGATCCCACCACACCGCTCCTCTGGGCCATCCGCGAGAACGCCGGCCTGCACGGCACCAAGTTCGGCTGCGGCATGGCGCAATGTGGCGCCTGCACGGTTCATCTGGACGGCGAAGCCACCCGTTCGTGCGTGCTGCCGCTCGCGGCCGTCGCGGGTAAGCGCATCACGACCATCGAAGGCATTGAAAGCCGGCCCGCGAAAGCCATCCAGACCGCATGGGTCAAGCTGCAGGTGCCGCAGTGCGGATACTGTCAGTCTGGACAGATCATGTCCGCGACGGCTCTGCTCGAACGCAACGCCACGCCGACGGACGCCGATATCGACGCCGCGATGAACGGCAATCTGTGCCGCTGCGCCACCTATGCGCGCATCCGTGCGGCCATTCACGAAGCCGCTGCCACCCTGAAGGCCTGA